One stretch of Manis pentadactyla isolate mManPen7 chromosome 10, mManPen7.hap1, whole genome shotgun sequence DNA includes these proteins:
- the LOC118932522 gene encoding olfactory receptor 6C2-like: MRNHTAITTFILLGLTDDPRLQVLCFVFLFITYLLSVAGNLTIMTLTLWDSHLKTPMYFFLQNFSLLEVSFTTVCIPKFLYTMISGDNTVTYNACATHLFFIVLFAATEFFLLAAMSYDRYVAVCKPLHYMTIMNNRVCTALVLCCIIAGLLIILPPLAMHLQLEFCDSNVIDHIGCDTSPILQITCSDTVFIEKIELSFAVVTLIITLVCIVLSYTYTIKTILRFPSAQQRKKAFSTCSSHMVVFSITYGSCIFIYIKPSAKDGVAINKVVSVLTTSIAPLLNPFIYTR, encoded by the coding sequence ATGAGGAATCACACAGCAATAACAACATTCATCCTGCTGGGACTGACAGATGACCCAAGACTACAAGTCTTgtgctttgtatttttgtttatcaCCTACCTATTGAGTGTGGCTGGGAACCTCACCATTATGACCCTCACACTGTGGGATTCACATCTTAAAACTCccatgtacttttttctccaaaatttctctCTCTTAGAAGTTTCATTTACCACTGTCTGTATCCCCAAATTCCTGTACACCATGATATCTGGAGATAATACAGTTACTTATAATGCTTGTGCcacccatttattttttattgtcctCTTTGCtgcaacagaattttttctccttgccgccatgtcctatgaccgctatgtggccgtctgtaagcccctgcattacatgaccaTCATGAACAACAGAGTCTGCACTGCACTCGTTCTTTGCTGTATCATTGCAGGCCTGTTAATCATCCTCCCACCCCTTGCCATGCACCTCCAGCTGGAATTCTGTGACTCAAATGTGATTGATCATATAGGATGTGATACatctcctattttacagataacctGCTCAGACACAGTGTTCATAGAGAAAATTGAATTGAGTTTTGCTGTGGTGACACTTATTATTACCTTGGTTTGTATAGTCCTCTCCTACACATACACCATCAAGACCATTCTCAGATtcccttctgcccagcaaaggaaaaaggccttttccacctgctcctcccacatggTTGTTttttccatcacctatggcagctgcatcttcatcTACATCAAGCCCTCGGCAAAGGATGGAGTAGCTATTAATAAAGTGGTGTCTGTGCTCACAACATCCATTGCCCCTTTGCTTAATCCATTCATTTATACACGCTGA